The Xiphophorus maculatus strain JP 163 A chromosome 21, X_maculatus-5.0-male, whole genome shotgun sequence genome window below encodes:
- the LOC111606156 gene encoding sperm-associated antigen 6-like, with the protein MSQRLIIQVFEQYQKSRLHFVQTVADLAIRPQNSKILHNAGVMPMLRSLLLDTVPSIQQTAALALGNLADQSDNLAEALVKEGILPQLVHSLTSQNRFYKKAAAFVLRAVARQSPDLAQAVVSCGGVDALVLCLEEFDPGVKEAAAWALGCIARHNASLSQAVLEAGAAPLLVLCLVEPEMSLKRIVASTLSDICKHTPELAQTVVDNGAIAQLAQMILSRDAKLKRQVFSALSQISKHSIGLAEMVVEAEVFPAAFVSLNDPDDYVRKNVATLMREVAKHTPELSQLIVNCGGLSKVVDYMGETRGPLRLPGILMLGYVAAHNESLAMAVILCKGVPQLALCLSEEHEQHIKSATVWSLDQIGHHTREHAKVVASANLLPKLLELYLDPSSSEDLQAKSKKALKNILQKCTLVSALEPLLYDAPSNILKHVVCQFSKVLPHDSKARRLFVTSGGLKKIQEIDAEPGSALQEYINAINSCFPEEIVRYYSPGYSESLLQRLEGYQPEDSLHTPLAPPCEGQ; encoded by the exons atgagTCAGCGACTGATAATTCAAG TTTTTGAGCAGTACCAGAAGTCCAGGTTGCACTTTGTGCAAACCGTTGCTGATTTGGCGATTAGACCACAAAACTCCAAAATCCTTCATAATGCAG gagTGATGCCCATGCTCCGGTCCCTGCTGCTGGACACGGTTCCGAGCATCCAGCAGACGGCGGCTTTGGCTCTGGGTAACCTGGCCGACCAAAGTGATAATCTGGCAGAAGCTTTGGTGAAAGAAGGCATCCTACCCCAGCTGGTCCATTCTCTGACCTCGCAGAAC AGGTTTTATAAGAAGGCAGCAGCGTTTGTTCTGCGCGCGGTGGCCAGACAGTCTCCTGACCTGGCCCAGGCAGTAGTGAGCTGCGGGGGGGTCGACGCTCTGGTCCTCTGCCTGGAGGAGTTTGACCCCGGGGTGAAGGAGGCCGCCGCCTGGGCTCTGGGCTGCATCGCACGACACAATGCAT CTCTGTCCCAGGCGGTTTTGGAAGCCGGAGCGGCCCCCCTGCTGGTGTTGTGTCTCGTGGAGCCCGAGATGTCCCTCAAACGCATCGTGGCCTCCACACTCAGCGACATCTGCAAACACACGCCAGAGTTGGCCCAGACCGTGGTGGACAACGGCGCCATCGCACAACTGGCACAGATGATCCTCAGCCGGGACGCCAAGCTCAAG AGGCAGGTGTTCTCCGCCCTCAGCCAAATCAGCAAACACTCCATCGGCCTGGCCGAGATGGTGGTCGAGGCCGAGGTCTTCCCCGCCGCCTTCGTCTCCCTCAACGATCCGGATGATTACGTCAGGAAGAACGTTGCGACCCTGATGAGGGAGGTGGCGAAACACACGCCAGAG ctctcCCAGCTGATTGTGAACTGCGGTGGGCTGTCAAAGGTGGTCGACTACATGGGAGAGACCCGTGGACCGCTGCGGCTCCCGGGCATCTTAATGCTGGGATACGTGGCGGCTCACAATGAAAGCCTCGCCATGGCCGTCATTCTCTGTAAG GGGGTGCCTCAGCTGGCCCTGTGCCTCTCAGAGGAGCATGAGCAGCACATAAAGTCGGCCACAGTGTGGTCATTAGATCAGATAGGTCATCACACCCGTGAGCATGCCAAGGTGGTGGCCTCAGCAAACCTGCTGCCCAAGCTGCTGGAGCTCTACCTGGACCCCAGCAGCTCAGAGGACCTGCAGGCCAAG AGTAAGAAGGCGCTGAAGAACATTCTACAGAAGTGCACCCTAGTCTCGGCTCTGGAGCCGCTACTCTACGACGCTCCCAGCAACATCCTCAAACACGTCGTCTGCCAGTTCAGCAAG GTGCTTCCCCATGACAGCAAGGCCCGTCGTTTGTTTGTGACCAGCGGCGGACTGAAGAAAATCCAAGAGATTGACGCAGAGCCGGGCTCCGCTCTGCAGGAATACATCAACGCCATCAACAGCTGCTTCCCTGAGGAGATAGTCAG gtaCTACTCACCCGGCTACTCTGAGAGCCTGTTGCAGCGGTTAGAGGGCTACCAGCCGGAAGATTCACTTCACACTCCTCTTGCTCCTCCATGTGAAggacaataa
- the LOC102233034 gene encoding LOW QUALITY PROTEIN: uncharacterized protein LOC102233034 (The sequence of the model RefSeq protein was modified relative to this genomic sequence to represent the inferred CDS: inserted 2 bases in 1 codon; substituted 2 bases at 2 genomic stop codons): MELSESVQKGLQLLADQSAVNHRSFQVLLDVSFRGLLSSRADPTVLDQPELKHMDRILLKQSHAALTTFILEAVKHNADKSTTSSCLEELTFSTDRIEIFFSAYQXSDHVDLNKKKIFFXLHLTTAVLTNLCGWXTGVCFVLQKHKNDIERLLSSMGRRPPHVNDVSWRLQYHMKNGQLDKINEPFYLISLNTENEGSSEDINFSCTTEQLQDLVSKLKDAAKSVEKASQICSFKAPQLELRSGSDSINIPNSSMLSRLRALHRQLADFLFWFDILRRSDYWRAATRAQSNGSCHRNGQVPPAPRPTTTTTPAPDRLLSVNMHRTTRIKITELNPHLICVLCGGYFIDATTIIECLHSFCKMCIVRYLETSKYCPICDVQVHKTKPLLNIRSDKTLQDIVYKLVPGLFKNEMKRRRDFYAEHPVDASNGSHEDRGEVADEDKRIITDDEIISLSIEFFDQTRLVGGVEDKQTKDQVANKRYLQCPAAMTVMHLRKFLRSKMDIPNTYQVEVMYEDEPLKDYYTLMDIAYIYTWRRNGPLPLKYRVRPNCKKMKVNHPQQEGQNNASRSGPESDSASDKAGSPVGAPSTSSSLPSPGTPAQSPHPQLPHGPGNNSSSTVNGSSAAVSAAAGAQTPSRSFGQFSGGSGGGSGGKPRKVSLNGSATSSG; encoded by the exons ATGGAGTTAAGCGAGTCTGTGCAGAAGGGGCTGCAGCTCCTGGCCGATCAGTCTGCCGTGAACCACCGCAGCTTTCAGGTGCTGCTGGATGTCTCCTTCCGGGGTCTGCTCTCCTCCCGGGCCGACCCCACAGTCCTCG ATCAGCCCGAGCTGAAGCACATGGACAGGATCCTGCTGAAGCAGAGTCACGCAGCCCTGACCACCTTCATCCTGGAAGCGGTCAAACACAACGCCGACAAGTCCACGACGAG CTCCTGCCTTGAGGAGCTCACATTCAGCACAGACAGAATAGAAATATTCTTCAGCGCATATCA GTCAGATCATGTtgatcttaataaaaaaaaaattttcttttaattacatttaacgACTGCAGTTTTGACTAACTTGTGTGGGTGGTAAACTGgggtttgctttgttttacagaaacataaaaatgacataGAGCGTCTGTTGAGCAG CATGGGCAGACGTCCCCCTCACGTCAACGACGTATCGTGGCGTCTGCAGTACCACATGAAG AACGGGCAGCTGGATAAGATCAACGAGCCTTTCTACCTGATCTCTCTGAACACGGAG aatgAAGGATCCTCGGAGGATATCAACTTCTCCTGCACAACGGAGCAGCTGCAG GATCTGGTGTCAAAGTTGAAAGATGCTGCCAAGAGTGTGGAGAAAGCCAGTCAGAT ctgcagcttcaaaGCTCCTCAGTTGGAGCTGCGCAGCGGCTCGGATTCCATAAACATCCCAAATTCCTCCATGCTCAGCCGGCTGCGAGCG CTTCACCGGCAGCTCGCCgactttttgttttggttcgaCATCCTGCGTCGTTCTGATTACTGGCGAGCCGCCACGCGAGCTCAAAGCAATGGGAGTTGCCATAGAAACGGTCAGGTTCCCCCCGCCCCGcgccccaccaccaccaccacccctgcACCCGATCGCCTCCT ttctGTCAACATGCATCGGACCACCAGGATAAAGATCACCGAGCTCAACCCTCATCTCATATGCGTCCTCTGTGGAGGATACTTCATAGACGCAACCACCATCATCGAATGCCTCCACTCTT TCTGCAAAATGTGCATTGTGCGCTACCTGGAAACGAGCAAATATTGTCCCATCTGTGATGTACAAGTGCATAAAACGAAACCCCTGCTCAACATTAG ATCTGACAAAACACTGCAGGACATTGTGTACAAACTGGTCCCAGGCCTCTTTAAAA atgaaatgaaaagaaGGAGAGACTTTTATGCAGAGCATCCTGTAGATG CTTCCAACGGTTCACATGAGGACCGTGGCGAGGTGGCGGACGAGGATAAGAGAATTATCACCGATGACGAGATCATCAGCCTCTCCATCGAGTTCTTCGATCAGACCCG acttgTAGGCGGGGTGGAAGACAAGCAAACGAAAGATCAG GTGGCTAACAAGAGGTACCTGCAGTGTCCAGCTGCCATGACAGTCATGCATCTGAGGAAGTTTTTGCGCAGCAAGATGGACATCCCAAACACATATCAG GTTGAAGTCATGTATGAAGACGAGCCTCTCAAAGATTACTACACATTAATGGATATAGCTTATATCTACACTTGGAGAAGG AACGGACCCTTACCTCTGAAGTACCGGGTCCGACCCAACTGCAAGAAAATGAAGGTGAACCACCCCCAGCAGGAGGGTCAGAACAATGCAAGCAGGTCCGGTCCGGAGAGCGACTCTGCCAGCGACAAAGCAGGGAGTCCCGTCGGGGCTCCCTCCACCTCGTCGTCCCTGCCAAGCCCCGGAACCCCCGCGCAGTCCCCGCATCCTCAGCTCCCTCACGGCCCgggcaacaacagcagcagcaccgtGAACGGAAGTTCAGCTGCTGTCTCAGCCGCGGCGGGAGCTCAGACCCCGAGCCGGTCCTTCGGCCAGTTCAGCGGCGGCAGCGGGGGCGGCAGCGGCGGGAAGCCGCGGAAGGTGTCCCTGAACGGCTCGGCGACTTCGTCCGGATGA